Proteins from one Salarias fasciatus chromosome 14, fSalaFa1.1, whole genome shotgun sequence genomic window:
- the LOC115401227 gene encoding CLOCK-interacting pacemaker — protein sequence MPNQQPRLSEHTSCGTSCKNAKDKSNNTTLLAMRGSEDADDSSGRGSRCSSEKDSGYSDGSDWHHTDVEDQQSNKNQSRAGEHSQASQPGLSQRNPGSVSSIPAGRDRPPIYIFKDMVLQQANRQPSVIQRTGQLLWRNGIRESSFAAAPHMILFQQPRLVPDTLQLHKPSFQRSNVTGKKVNGSYSPILNSYPRIAPHPSKKPPDKSSVTAESQSLSKRVCTDPQTNDTSVTQGLPEQHFHKQPKSAASASSSSARDGQSSSVSASTNQGSPSVSAQQATPAFLASRGHHKDSTASSRHRRFLNTVEILRQSGLLDITLRTKELLRQSTATDRGIAQLRQHAELLCRAAADPGGAAGWEHVHGVMDESGSYPDLRAAPDLRSPPHPDSASRPQSDTDALQAAETSSPSPPPAQDGVPDQDCAASHQSASEQDRKLKAGEKCSDTVAVTPPDSSTG from the exons ATGCCGAACCAACAGCCTCGGCTGAGCGAGCACACTTCCTGTGGCACGTCCTGCAAGAACGCCAAGGATAAGAGCAACAACACGACTCTGCTGGCGATGCGTGGCTCTGAAGACGCCGACGACTCCAGTGGAAGGGGCTCCCGCTGCAGCTCAGAAAAGGATTCAGGTTATTCGG ATGGTTCAGACTGGCATCACACGGATGTGGAAGACCAGCAGAGCAACAAAAACCAATCCAGAGCCGGCGAACACTCACAGGCTTCACAGCCAGGACTAAGTCAAAGGAATCCTGGGAGTGTGTCCAGTATCCCAGCAGGACGCGACCGTCCACCCATCTACATCTTCAAGGACATGGTGCTTCAGCAGGCAAACAGG CAACCAAGTGTGATCCAGAGAACTGGGCAGCTGCTCTGGAGAAACGGCATCAGGGAAAGCAGCTTCGCTGCCGCTCCCCACATGATCCTATTCCAGCAGCCCAGACTGGTCCCGGacacgctgcagctccacaaGCCCTCGTTTCAGAGGTCTAATGTCACCGGGAAGAAAGTGAATGGCAGTTACAGCCCCATCCTGAACTCCTACCCCCGCATTGCGCCCCATCCCAGCAAGAAGCCGCCCGATAAATCTTCAGTGACCGCCGAATCCCAGAGCCTGAGCAAGAGGGTGTGTACTGACCCCCAGACTAATGACACATCAGTCACTCAGGGCCTGCCCGAGCAACACTTTCATAAACAACCTAAGTCTGCAGCCtctgcatcttcctcctcagccaGAGACGGTCAGTCCTCGTCTGTGTCTGCTTCCACAAATCAGGGATCCCCGTCTGTTTCCGCTCAGCAGGCCACCCCCGCTTTCCTCGCGAGCAGAGGACACCACAAAGACTCCACCGCGAGCAGCCGCCACCGCCGCTTCCTCAACACGGTGGAAATCCTCAGGCAGTCCGGGCTGCTGGACATCACGCTGCGCACGAAGGAGCTGCTGCGCCAAAGCACGGCCACGGACCGGGGCATCGCTCAGCTGCGGCAGCACGCCGAGCTGCTGTGCCGGGCCGCTGCCGAccccggcggcgccgccgggtGGGAGCACGTGCACGGCGTCATGGACGAGTCGGGTAGCTACCCCGACCTCAGAGCCGCACCGGACTTACGAAGTCCTCCTCATCCAGATTCAGCCAGCCGACCTCAGAGCGACACAGATGCGCTGCAAGCTGCAGAAACCTCATCGCCATCTCCGCCTCCTGCTCAGGACGGCGTACCTGATCAGGACTGTGCTGCATCGCATCAGTCTGCCTCGGAACAAGACCGCAAGCTCAAGGCTGGCGAGAAATGCTCAGACACTGTCGCCGTCACGCCTCCCGACAGCTCGACTGGGTAG